A single Verrucomicrobiaceae bacterium DNA region contains:
- a CDS encoding DUF695 domain-containing protein: MLDEGMSVVPEQNWESYLYRTDNGPVISTFYTEADKIEQSRFPHCARIIIPIQKPNENGGPANEEADVLWAMEDDLAALLTENEADCLMVGRLTHSGKRELVFQVGDWDQFRPYVGLWLREIDAYEGMDISEHEGWDFFFDSVWPSPESWQWITDKRVVASLMESGSDPEKLHVIEYCFRGSEQPLRTLAQVLSGRGYQMMELSSSEERLLMSKTMPLDMQLIGPESVYLMHQAESLGLEFDGWGALSVK, encoded by the coding sequence GTGCTAGACGAAGGTATGAGCGTTGTGCCTGAACAGAACTGGGAAAGCTACCTTTATCGCACCGACAATGGACCGGTGATTTCCACTTTTTACACTGAGGCCGATAAGATCGAGCAAAGTCGTTTCCCTCATTGTGCCAGGATCATTATTCCGATCCAAAAGCCGAATGAAAACGGTGGGCCTGCCAATGAGGAGGCGGATGTGCTTTGGGCGATGGAGGATGATCTGGCGGCTCTCTTGACAGAAAATGAGGCTGATTGCCTCATGGTCGGACGGCTCACCCACTCTGGAAAACGCGAGCTGGTGTTTCAAGTGGGCGATTGGGACCAGTTTCGGCCTTATGTAGGACTTTGGCTGAGAGAAATCGACGCTTACGAAGGCATGGATATCTCAGAACATGAAGGTTGGGATTTTTTCTTCGATTCGGTTTGGCCCTCGCCCGAATCATGGCAATGGATTACGGACAAACGCGTCGTGGCGTCATTGATGGAGAGTGGTAGCGATCCAGAAAAACTTCATGTGATTGAATACTGTTTCAGAGGCAGCGAGCAGCCTTTGAGAACCCTGGCACAGGTTTTGTCGGGGCGAGGTTATCAAATGATGGAACTGTCTTCGTCTGAAGAGAGGCTGCTGATGTCAAAAACTATGCCGCTAGACATGCAATTAATCGGGCCGGAGTCGGTCTATTTAATGCATCAAGCAGAAAGTTTAGGTTTGGAGTTTGATGGCTGGGGCGCACTTTCGGTCAAGTAG
- a CDS encoding VWA domain-containing protein encodes MDWESPKLLLLILPALAALLWIESASSHPMTGLRKRLLLVVRAVIVMLIIAALAGPARVSQTGRKALGIVVDASQSMGEEGAKKAMEQARRLQGEAGGIDSFIVQLGAKPDLLPEKATEAETQNWQVKNGGDSHYAAALEYAEAMFPPGTSRNVLIIGDGHETRGDLLAAAREAAVSGIKVHALPIAGPKKPDARVRSLISNRSRLFEGASLQLTATVESTIEASGVLRLFENGIEVEKRPVQLKPGTPSVLTFQRTPATRSIYHYRAALDGISGDTLPGNNSSLAIVDVRGRLRMLYIESDAAEARYLTQAMEKEGVELDLRQPGNLAFSLDQLAGYDGVILSDVPAHQLGEPLMNMLRDYIDKLGGGLLMLGGPGSFGTGGYYRTPIEETLPVRLKAPDEEEKQSAAVAIVMDRSGSMAGEKLEMAKSAAIATAEVLGRNDSIGVWAFDSEAHVVAPMTRLTSTAAVTGQIAAVASGGGTNLEPAFKLAREALLRVKARVKHMIVLTDGQTAGGGYEAFASQCRGEGITISTVAIGEGSHVALLHAIASAGGGQSYSTTDASTITRIFTQDTLMHTGRMIREEPFTPQLVEKHPMLAGFEKWDSPDLLGYVKTTRKAAAQSPLLTDTGDPLLAHWRFGLGNVTAFTSDAKSRWASLWIARWPGYSRFWSQILRETARPPQGRFMDLATTMQGDDAKITVDLLSDAGTRANNAAVTAEVFHIVADALGAPMKPTQQLTLTQTAPGEYSGHFQPDEAGVYLIRARSGAEMVSAGLVHNPSSEASLGTVNETLLREAANLTGGEFLAENAALPNLETTKAMQHIELWPDLVLAALLLFLIDTVIRRWEHASGILAVVLRK; translated from the coding sequence GTGGACTGGGAATCACCCAAACTTCTGCTTTTGATCCTCCCGGCGCTCGCGGCGCTGTTGTGGATCGAATCCGCGTCTTCGCATCCGATGACGGGGTTGCGGAAGAGACTGCTGCTGGTGGTGCGGGCGGTGATCGTGATGCTGATCATCGCGGCGCTGGCGGGACCGGCGCGGGTTTCGCAGACGGGGCGGAAGGCGCTGGGCATCGTGGTGGATGCGTCGCAAAGCATGGGCGAGGAAGGGGCGAAGAAGGCGATGGAGCAGGCGCGGCGGCTTCAAGGCGAAGCGGGCGGGATCGATAGCTTCATCGTGCAGCTTGGTGCGAAGCCGGATCTGCTGCCGGAAAAGGCCACGGAGGCCGAAACGCAGAATTGGCAGGTGAAAAACGGTGGCGACAGCCATTACGCGGCGGCGCTGGAGTATGCGGAGGCGATGTTTCCGCCGGGAACGAGCCGCAATGTATTGATCATCGGCGATGGACACGAGACACGCGGCGATTTGCTCGCCGCAGCACGCGAGGCGGCGGTGAGCGGCATCAAAGTGCATGCACTGCCCATCGCGGGACCGAAGAAACCGGATGCGCGGGTGCGGTCGCTCATTTCGAATCGCTCGCGGTTGTTTGAAGGCGCGAGTTTGCAGCTCACGGCCACGGTCGAGAGCACCATTGAAGCGAGCGGCGTGCTGCGACTCTTTGAAAACGGCATCGAGGTGGAAAAACGGCCTGTGCAGCTCAAGCCGGGTACGCCGAGTGTGCTCACGTTTCAACGCACTCCAGCAACGCGGAGCATTTACCATTATCGCGCCGCTTTGGACGGCATCAGCGGCGATACCTTGCCAGGGAACAACAGCTCGCTCGCTATCGTCGATGTGCGTGGGCGGTTGCGCATGCTCTACATCGAGAGCGATGCGGCGGAGGCTCGCTACCTCACGCAGGCGATGGAAAAAGAGGGCGTGGAGCTCGATTTGCGACAGCCGGGCAATCTGGCTTTCAGCCTCGACCAGCTCGCGGGCTACGACGGGGTCATTTTGAGCGATGTGCCCGCGCATCAGCTTGGTGAGCCGCTCATGAACATGCTGCGTGATTACATCGACAAGCTTGGCGGCGGCTTGCTCATGCTCGGAGGGCCGGGATCTTTCGGCACGGGTGGCTACTATCGCACACCGATCGAAGAAACGCTGCCTGTGAGGCTCAAAGCGCCGGATGAAGAGGAAAAGCAAAGCGCGGCCGTGGCCATCGTGATGGACCGCAGCGGCTCGATGGCTGGTGAGAAGCTCGAAATGGCGAAAAGCGCCGCTATCGCCACCGCCGAGGTTTTGGGTCGCAACGACAGCATCGGCGTGTGGGCCTTTGACAGTGAAGCACACGTCGTCGCGCCGATGACGCGGCTCACCTCCACCGCCGCGGTCACCGGCCAGATCGCCGCCGTGGCGAGCGGTGGCGGCACGAACCTCGAACCAGCCTTCAAACTGGCTCGCGAGGCTCTTTTGCGCGTCAAAGCCCGCGTGAAGCACATGATCGTGCTCACCGATGGCCAGACGGCGGGCGGTGGTTATGAAGCCTTTGCGTCGCAATGCCGTGGTGAAGGCATCACCATCTCCACCGTGGCGATTGGCGAGGGTTCCCACGTTGCGCTGCTGCATGCCATCGCGAGCGCGGGTGGAGGTCAAAGCTACTCGACGACCGATGCGAGCACGATCACGCGCATCTTCACGCAGGACACGCTCATGCACACCGGCCGCATGATCCGCGAGGAGCCCTTCACGCCTCAACTCGTCGAAAAACATCCGATGCTCGCGGGCTTCGAAAAATGGGACAGCCCGGATTTGCTCGGCTACGTCAAAACCACGCGTAAAGCCGCCGCGCAGTCGCCACTGCTCACCGACACCGGTGATCCGCTGCTGGCGCATTGGCGATTCGGCCTCGGCAATGTCACCGCGTTCACCTCCGATGCGAAAAGCCGCTGGGCTTCGCTGTGGATCGCCCGCTGGCCGGGTTACAGCCGTTTTTGGTCACAAATCCTGCGTGAAACGGCTCGCCCGCCGCAGGGTCGCTTCATGGATCTCGCCACAACGATGCAAGGCGATGACGCGAAGATCACCGTCGATCTTTTGAGCGATGCGGGCACCCGTGCGAACAACGCCGCTGTCACCGCCGAGGTCTTCCACATCGTCGCCGATGCCCTCGGTGCGCCGATGAAGCCCACGCAGCAGCTCACGCTCACCCAAACCGCCCCCGGCGAATACAGCGGCCACTTCCAGCCAGATGAAGCCGGCGTGTATCTCATCCGCGCCCGCAGCGGTGCCGAAATGGTCAGCGCCGGTCTCGTGCACAATCCGAGCAGCGAAGCCAGCCTCGGCACCGTGAACGAAACACTGCTCCGCGAAGCCGCAAATCTCACCGGTGGCGAGTTTTTGGCCGAAAACGCCGCTTTGCCGAACTTGGAGACGACCAAAGCCATGCAGCACATCGAGCTGTGGCCGGACTTGGTGCTCGCGGCATTGCTGCTGTTCTTGATCGACACCGTCATCCGCCGCTGGGAGCACGCGAGCGGGATTTTGGCGGTGGTGTTGAGAAAGTAG